In Parabacteroides timonensis, the genomic stretch GATCGTTTTCATTATAATTAACTGTCCCGGTAATGCGGGATAAATTTCCATTCATAACTTTTTCTGCCAGCATTTTTCCTTCGGAATCTTTCCATCTGAGAATATCCGCTTTACGGAGTCCTTCTCCGGCTAACTCTATTGTACGCTCTCTTCTGATTAGTTCGCGAAGTGTTTCTTTAGTTCCGTATTTCCCCCGGTTTACAGTTGGCATTCCTACGCGGATACGAATTTTATCGAGAGATTCATATACAGCATTAGAGGGCCCATTCAATTCATTTTCTGCTTCGGCAAAAGAAAGTAATACTTCTGCGTAACGAAAGACGATCGGACAAGCACCTGTATCCCAGATATTATTGTACTGATCCATCGGTGCCAGGTATTTAGACCATGAAAGAGCTGTTTTGGATGCGTTACTAACACCTTCCGGATAATTATCGTTGAGGGCACCGTCGATTTCTTTATCTAATGTGTTGAGAATAACTGTTTCTCTACTTTGGTTTTGCCATAGTTGTCCTGGGAAGAGCATAGTCATTTCCATTCTGGGATCTCTGTCTTTAAATGGATATTTAGGATCATATAATTTAGACTCTTCTTTAGTCAATCCGTCATTCATTTCATACATATCCAACAGATTTTGAGTTGGAACAATGGAGGACCATCCTCCATCTGCGTTATTGTACATTTGTCCGATAACGCCTAGGCCTTGTAAATTCTCAAGATATTGTACAGACAGGATTATTTCATTTGAGCTTTTTCCTTTTAAAGTAAACAGTTCCGTATAATTGGGGTCCAGATCATACTTTTTCATCTCCATAATAGCCTGAGCAGCATCTTTTGCCCGCTGGTAGTCACTCCAGTATAGGGCAGATCTCATTTTTACAGCTAATCCAGTGCCTTTGGCTACCCGTCCTAATTCTGCCGGACTTTCTTTTAGATCGGGAATTAAAGCATCCAACTCGTCATAGACGAATTTTTTTACTTCTTCTTCTGTATTTCGCGGTACTTTTGCTTCTTCCGCTGTGTTATAGGAGTCTATGATGGGGACACCTCCATACCAAAAGTTCATTTCAAAATATTTGTAAGCCCTTATTGTCCGTACCTGGGCAATCAAATCTTTTTTTTCTGTTTCGTCTGTAAATGTTACATTCTTGATGTTTTCGAGAAAGTCATTACACCGGCGAATTGTTTTAAAATCATAGAAACTGGCTCCTGTATTGGATGCACTGAGTTTTCCGTTTCCGTGTACAGTCCAATTTTCCCAGGGAAAATTGTTGTAACCGATATCGGATGCGCAATCCTGGTAAAGAATCGTATAACCGTTAAGCCAGTCTTTGTAACATCCAACAGCAAAGCTTCTGGCATCACTTTCACTTTTCCAAGTAGTGGCAGGTGATAAAGCATCATAAGGTGCTGTATCCAGGAAATCAGAGCAAGATGTTATAGAGGCTGTGATAGCACAACTGATTAATATATATGATAGACGTTTCATAATATGTACTTTTTATTGTTATTGATAAATTCAGAATGTCAGATTAATACCAATGGAATGTGTTTGTACTAAAGGATAATGGGAGCCTCTTCCTTCCGGAGATTCCGGATCTACACCTATCATTAAATTATCGATGGTGAAAAGATTCTCACCGGAATAATATATTCTCAGATTAGATAGCCCGGACGGTTTTATCCATTTAGAAGGGAAAGTATAGCCTAATTGAATACTTTTCATTCTCAGGTAATTTGAGTTTTGTATCCAGAATGTAGAAACAGTGTTTATTGAATAACTGGGTGAATCTAATGCTATCCGGGGCATTTTCCCATTGAGGTTTTCTGTAGACCATGCATCAAGCCATGCTGTTGACGGGTGGGTGACATCTCCTCCGAATTCTCCATACATTTGTGTACTAAAAAAGCGTGAGACTCCGGCAGCACCTGTAAATATAGCTGAAAGATCAAATCCTTTCCAACCGACATTAATATTTAATCCATAAGTGAATTTGGGATCTTTGGTACCACAGATAATGCGATCCTCTGAAGTCATTTTGCCATCACCATTTGTGTCTGCATATATAAGATCTCCTGCTTTAAAGTCTGAGGTAAACGGATAACCTTCTTTTCCTTTGTATTTATCCATATAGGCTTGTGCTTCTGCATCTGATTGGAAAAATCCATCTGTTTTATATGCATAGTATGAGTTGATAGGTGATCCTATTTGTTTGATGGTATTCCCATCTATCATGCGTTGTACACCTCCCAGATTCAGAATTTTATTCTGATTGTATGTGAAATTACCATTAACCGATAAACTCCAGTCATTCCATCTGTTATTGTATCCGAGGGAGATTTCGATACCCCGGTTTACCATGGCACCTACATTGTCTTTATATGCGCCTAACGCAAACTCAGAAGGAACGGGGACATCCATGATAATATCTGTTGTTTTACGATCATAATAATCCATAGAGAAGTTTATTTTATTCACTAAACTCATATCAAGACCAATACCCCATGTACGCGCTTTTTCCCAGGAGATAGTTGAAAGTCTGTAGTTTTCTTGATAATATCCTGTGTATAAGTTATTGTTGAACGGATAGTTTGCCCCAATCGAATAGGTATTCATCCAGGGATAATAATCATTTAATGCATCTTGGTTACCAAGAAATCCCCATGATCCCCTTATTTTCAGATTATTCATCCATTCCCGGGTGTTTTCCATAAAATCTTCTTCACTTAAACGCCATGCGGCTGATAAAGAAGGGAAATAGCCCCAACGATTGTCCGGACTGAAACGGGAAGAAGCATCTGCTCTGAAGTTTGCTTCAAATAAATATTTACCATTATAGTCATAATTAATACGTCCAAAATAAGATAACATAGCTAACTCTCGCGTGAAACCACCATTCGTCTGTGTAGATGCGGTACCAGCATTCATGTCTGTAAGGTCGTTGTTGGGAAAATTTTTACGGAACATCGTATTTTCATAATAATTATACTTTTCCAAATGATAACCTAATAATATTTTTAATCCATGCAGGTTGAATTTTTTATCATAATTCAATAAAACGTCCAGATTTGAACGATTCCAGTTATAAACTGTTTCCGTTAATTCGTTTGGCCCATGGTATTTAGTTGGATTATATTGAATGTCTTTTACGAAAGATTTATGATGTTGATTATTTGTTGCATATGCTCCCTGTACAGATGCTTTAAGTCCATCTATAATCTGGTAATCTACAGCGACAGTTCCGGAAAAATTCTGGATATTATTATCTACTGTCTGGTCTATATCTAACCAGGCTATAGGATTTCCGTCTGAAGTGCTACCATAAGTGCCATCCTCGTTTTTATAAGGAATCCAAGGTGCTACTATATTTACTTCACGAATCAGCAAATCAGAACTACCGGGTATAGTACAACTGTTTGGATCGGAATATGTATTATTGAAATAGGACATATTCATTCGGACATTTAATCTTTCTGATAGTTTTATATCCAGATTTGTCCGGGCATTGAATTGATTTCTGGATGAATTTCTCAGGACTCCTGATTGGTTTAAATACCCTACGGAAGCCAGATATTTTATATTATCAGTCCCACCACTGACATTAACATTATGTTGGTGTTGTACTCCTGTTCTGAATGCGAGATCCTGCCAGTCTGTGTTAGGATATTTATAGGGCTCAGAGCCGTCTCTGAATTTTTGTATTTCTTTTTCATCGAAACGGGGATTTTTCCCTTCTGCCACTAAAGCTTGATTATACAATGTAGCATAATCGGCGGAAGAAAGGAGATCAATCATTGCAGTAGGATTCTGAATACCTACATATCCATTATAGGAAATTTGAGGTTTACCTGTTTTTCCTCGTTTAGTGGTTATTAATATAACCCCGTTTGATGCTTTGGATCCATAGATAGCCGCAGAGGAAGCATCTTTTAAAACAGTGATACTCTCTATGTCATTTGGATCAATAGAATTCATTGAACCACTTTCTATTCCGTCGATAAGTACGTAGGGGTCAGATGAGTTTAATGTTCCTACACCACGGATTCTGATAGAACCATTGTCTTGTCCGGGACGTCCTTCTGAAGTGGAGACAGTTACACCGGGCATTAATCCCTGTATTCCGGATGAAATATTTGTAATGGGACGGTTGCTTAGTTCTTTACTGTCTAATTGAGCGACAGCTCCGGATAAATTAGCTTTTTGTTGGACACCATATCCAACAACAACGACTTCTTCCAATTTTTGAGAATCTTCCTGTAATTCAATATTGATTATTGAATTGTTATCTGTTTTTACTTCCTGAGTATTATAGCCTATATAGGAAATGACAAGAATTGCATTTGTGGCTGTTTCTAGTTGAAAACGACCGTCTATATCGGTGATAATGCCGTTGGTTGTTCCTTTTTCCACGATGTTTGCTCCAATGACTGGTAGCCCGTCGGGATCGGTGACCGTTCCTGTTATTTTCTTTTTCTCAGTTTTCGATTGATTAGAAAGCAGATCTTTCTGAATGATGATATTCTTATTCTTGATCTCATATGAAACTTTTTGACCATGTAGTATTTGTTTTATCACCTGATCTACTGTTCCATTCTGTACATCTACCTGAATGACTTTCTGTGTGTCTACATCCCCGGAAGCAAAAACAAAGGAATAACCGTTTCCTTCCTTCAATGTTTCCATGGCCTTTTTCACTGTTACATTATTTAATTTGAGGTTGATATTCTGCGCAAATGCAGTCAAATTAATGCATAATACTGCCAGGACCATATATATGGCCTTCTTTTTAATTTTCATAAGTAATTAGAATTAATTGTTTTAAACAAGAAATCTTAATACCGGAAGTAAAGTTTTATTATATTTGTCATTACTTTCGGAAACTCGCAGAGATAGAGTCCGGAAACTTGAATCGGGAGATTGTGCAGATCTTCCGGTTCTTTTTTATTTTGGACTCTGTTCCTTTTACTAACCAGCGTCTTTTCTTTTCATATAAATTCAATTTTAAAGTTAATAATACAGTTATCAATAAAAGCTTTTATTTAGTATATAGTTGTATGTCTTTACCATTTACTTTGTATTCAAGTTTGCCGGTTGAGGCTAACATATCCAGTATTTCCTGGATCGTTTGTTCTTTCCGTAAGAAATTCCCGTAAAAACGGAATGTTTTTAAAGACTCGTCTTTTATATAGATTTTTACGTTGTAACTTCTTTCCAACTCTTTGATGATATCCGGCAATAATTCTTCATCGAAGAAAAGATAATCGTTAGTCCATTCTGCAGCATAGCGTACTTCTGCCGGGGAGACTTTTAATTGACCGTCTTTTTTATTCAGTATAGCTTTCTGATCGGGTTCCAGATAACATAGGTCATTGTTTTTCAGATAATTTGTTAGGCGGACTTTCCCTTCCAGCAAGCTGACTGAAATTTCCTCATCTTCCGGATAGTTCCTGAAATTGAATTTGGTACCCAACACCCGTAGCTCCAACTCTTTTGTCTTGATCTCGAAAGGTAATTGCTCATTTTTAGTGACTTCAAAATATCCTTCACCTGCCAGTTGCAGTTTTCGTTCGGCGACACCGAAGCCTTGTGAATAGGTGATTTTCGAGCCGGCATTCAACCATACCAATGTGCCGTCCGGGAGGTATAATTTGGTTTTCGAGCCTAGAGGAGCTTCTATCACCATCTCGGCAAATTGTTTCTTGACCTGTTCGGAACCACTCCAATAAGAGGCGAAAGAAATGAGACATAAAAGAGCAATTGCTGCTGCCGCATACATATATTTGTGCAGAGGATATTTTTTGATCACTTTTTTCTCTGCTGCTACCTGGGTTTTGGAAAGGAACCGTTGGAATGCTGTTTCTTTATCGTATCGTGTTTCTTCATTAGCTCCGATCGTAGAGAACCAAACTTCCCGTATCTGTCGGAAATATTTTTGGTTTTCCGGAGAAGCCTTGAGCCAATCTTCGAGCTCGGTTAACTCCTCTGTTCCCAAACCTCCTGAAAGGTAATTTGTGATCAGTTCGTCTATTCTGGTATGTATGTTTGTAGCTTTCATTTTTTCGTTCTCTTGTATATATGACAGTTAGAAAAGGAGAGAGGGTAGTGCGTTCGGATAATTTTTTCAATTAAATCCAAAAACAGCATATGAGCAGGAGCAAATACTTACTTAGATCAGCACTTAGGCGAGATATCGCATTTTTTATATGATATTTTACCGTATTGACGGAAATGCCGAGTTCTTCAGCTATTTGTTCATATCGTTTTTCTTCGAAGCGGCTTTTTTTGAATACAACTTTACATTCTTCAGGAAGTCTGTCTATGGCATTCCTAATCTCTTGTTCGAGCTCATTCTCCAGCAATCGAGCCAGCGGGTAGTCGTCGGATGGGAAGACAGAATTTATCCACTCATTTTGCTGGTCGATGACTGAAAAGCGGACTTCTCTTTTTTCTCTTTCCAGGTTCAGATAATTTATACAACGGTTACGGACAGCCTGAACCAAATAACTGCGCAGGGAGGTGGTAATTTCAAGGGTATCTCTTTTCTCCCAAAGATGAAAAATAATATCGTCGACAATACTTTCAGCCAGAAAATCGTCTTTCAGGAATTCATAGGCAATCTTACATAACAGTACATAATGATGATCATATATGTATTTGTATGCTTGATTATTTCCTGATTTCAGGGAATGAATCAAATGTAGTTCTTCCTTTTTTTCCATATAATTATCCGTTCTCCCTGTTTCTGAAAGATGCATTGTCGCAAATATACACGATTTATATAAATCTCAGTTAGT encodes the following:
- a CDS encoding RNA polymerase sigma-70 factor: MEKKEELHLIHSLKSGNNQAYKYIYDHHYVLLCKIAYEFLKDDFLAESIVDDIIFHLWEKRDTLEITTSLRSYLVQAVRNRCINYLNLEREKREVRFSVIDQQNEWINSVFPSDDYPLARLLENELEQEIRNAIDRLPEECKVVFKKSRFEEKRYEQIAEELGISVNTVKYHIKNAISRLSADLSKYLLLLICCFWI
- a CDS encoding RagB/SusD family nutrient uptake outer membrane protein — translated: MKRLSYILISCAITASITSCSDFLDTAPYDALSPATTWKSESDARSFAVGCYKDWLNGYTILYQDCASDIGYNNFPWENWTVHGNGKLSASNTGASFYDFKTIRRCNDFLENIKNVTFTDETEKKDLIAQVRTIRAYKYFEMNFWYGGVPIIDSYNTAEEAKVPRNTEEEVKKFVYDELDALIPDLKESPAELGRVAKGTGLAVKMRSALYWSDYQRAKDAAQAIMEMKKYDLDPNYTELFTLKGKSSNEIILSVQYLENLQGLGVIGQMYNNADGGWSSIVPTQNLLDMYEMNDGLTKEESKLYDPKYPFKDRDPRMEMTMLFPGQLWQNQSRETVILNTLDKEIDGALNDNYPEGVSNASKTALSWSKYLAPMDQYNNIWDTGACPIVFRYAEVLLSFAEAENELNGPSNAVYESLDKIRIRVGMPTVNRGKYGTKETLRELIRRERTIELAGEGLRKADILRWKDSEGKMLAEKVMNGNLSRITGTVNYNENDPYKRAVIEPGVFSLIETRKFAPYNRYLPIPQSSIDKNPNLKQNTGY
- a CDS encoding TonB-dependent receptor — protein: MKIKKKAIYMVLAVLCINLTAFAQNINLKLNNVTVKKAMETLKEGNGYSFVFASGDVDTQKVIQVDVQNGTVDQVIKQILHGQKVSYEIKNKNIIIQKDLLSNQSKTEKKKITGTVTDPDGLPVIGANIVEKGTTNGIITDIDGRFQLETATNAILVISYIGYNTQEVKTDNNSIINIELQEDSQKLEEVVVVGYGVQQKANLSGAVAQLDSKELSNRPITNISSGIQGLMPGVTVSTSEGRPGQDNGSIRIRGVGTLNSSDPYVLIDGIESGSMNSIDPNDIESITVLKDASSAAIYGSKASNGVILITTKRGKTGKPQISYNGYVGIQNPTAMIDLLSSADYATLYNQALVAEGKNPRFDEKEIQKFRDGSEPYKYPNTDWQDLAFRTGVQHQHNVNVSGGTDNIKYLASVGYLNQSGVLRNSSRNQFNARTNLDIKLSERLNVRMNMSYFNNTYSDPNSCTIPGSSDLLIREVNIVAPWIPYKNEDGTYGSTSDGNPIAWLDIDQTVDNNIQNFSGTVAVDYQIIDGLKASVQGAYATNNQHHKSFVKDIQYNPTKYHGPNELTETVYNWNRSNLDVLLNYDKKFNLHGLKILLGYHLEKYNYYENTMFRKNFPNNDLTDMNAGTASTQTNGGFTRELAMLSYFGRINYDYNGKYLFEANFRADASSRFSPDNRWGYFPSLSAAWRLSEEDFMENTREWMNNLKIRGSWGFLGNQDALNDYYPWMNTYSIGANYPFNNNLYTGYYQENYRLSTISWEKARTWGIGLDMSLVNKINFSMDYYDRKTTDIIMDVPVPSEFALGAYKDNVGAMVNRGIEISLGYNNRWNDWSLSVNGNFTYNQNKILNLGGVQRMIDGNTIKQIGSPINSYYAYKTDGFFQSDAEAQAYMDKYKGKEGYPFTSDFKAGDLIYADTNGDGKMTSEDRIICGTKDPKFTYGLNINVGWKGFDLSAIFTGAAGVSRFFSTQMYGEFGGDVTHPSTAWLDAWSTENLNGKMPRIALDSPSYSINTVSTFWIQNSNYLRMKSIQLGYTFPSKWIKPSGLSNLRIYYSGENLFTIDNLMIGVDPESPEGRGSHYPLVQTHSIGINLTF
- a CDS encoding FecR family protein, with translation MKATNIHTRIDELITNYLSGGLGTEELTELEDWLKASPENQKYFRQIREVWFSTIGANEETRYDKETAFQRFLSKTQVAAEKKVIKKYPLHKYMYAAAAIALLCLISFASYWSGSEQVKKQFAEMVIEAPLGSKTKLYLPDGTLVWLNAGSKITYSQGFGVAERKLQLAGEGYFEVTKNEQLPFEIKTKELELRVLGTKFNFRNYPEDEEISVSLLEGKVRLTNYLKNNDLCYLEPDQKAILNKKDGQLKVSPAEVRYAAEWTNDYLFFDEELLPDIIKELERSYNVKIYIKDESLKTFRFYGNFLRKEQTIQEILDMLASTGKLEYKVNGKDIQLYTK